The Megalobrama amblycephala isolate DHTTF-2021 linkage group LG8, ASM1881202v1, whole genome shotgun sequence region TCACCAGCTGGTGAAAGTGAAAGGTACATGAGAAAGGTAGTGCTGTAGTGGGTAGTGGGTATTCAGTCTAGGTCTGTGATCAGATGTAGATCTACAGGTCATATTAAGTCTCTTGGAATGTAAAACTTTGCACAGAAGGATTCATTCTCCTGTGCTGACTGTTTGCAAGAATTGTTGGCATGGAGCAATGAATTCAGAGTCCTTTGCTCACCTTCTAAGTCTGATTACGGTGCACCTTTCTTACTACTTACACTGTTAGCTGAGGTTAGATCAAGGGCATCCTTAATCACATCAACATGCAGGAAACATGGTGTAAGCAAGCCATTAATTTCTTGTTCAGCCCTAATCATAACGCATAGTATGTGTATGTTTAAGGAATGCTTTATGCTGATAAATCTTCGTTCTGTACACCCAAACAAAAGAGACGCAGCTGTGAACCCAGTGGGGGGCTAGACGGCTATTGGTTCTTTGGCTGGTATGACATGCAGCTCAGGAATGTGCCTGTCATTACAGGCACCTCACGGTTGGCCTCTCCTGCCCTGTATTAGCGGTCTGATTGAGATGCGTTCTAAAGAAGGCCTTTGTGCAGACACTCAACATCCAAACGAATAACTGACTCCCATGCAGCCAAATCTCTCTCGATGTCCTCTTTTGTCcaatattacattttagaagTGCAGTTTCCATTAGAGGGAACATAGACAGATGGATCAGATAAGATCTTGTTGGACTTAGCCCTTAACACCTCTCCTTAAACACTTATTCTTGTCTagttgaaaaacaaacaaatgacaaGATGGTTTCAGAATGGTTTCTCTCTCTGAAATAAGATCTTTTAAAGTTTACGAAACTTTTTGCCTGCCTTACCTTTTTGAGGCAGCGAGAAAAATGCAACCTTTATGGGAACGCTAATGCCTAGGAATGGACTTCTGTCTGGAATGCACGGATGAGAAGTCGTCTTACAATAGATCATTGTGAAAGATTTTGTAAAGGCCCGCCCATCAGGCATAGGCCAAAACAATTTTTCTGTAATCTTCTTGCCTGTCACCAGACTACTTGTCTTGATGCCAAGAAAAGTTTTAATCAAGCTCGAAACTTTGTAGGTCAAGCTCTAATCACAGTCAAACTTCACTCTTGAGAGTGTGCAATTTGCAAAGCTAACAGGTTGATTTGAGATTCATAACCTTGCTTTAACCAGATATCCTTTGTCAGAGCTGGAGTGATCTACCAGTCACATGATCAGTTTCGGGGGTTGGGAGAGGTTATGGCTTGAGGTCAACGGTCATGGTGACGTCTAGTGCAGTCAGTGAGTGGGAATCATAAAACTCTGGTGTCGTGTAGTCTAGAGCCACTACTTAGTATTCAGTGCTAGACTGATCAGtttatagaaataaatgcttttctgaTCTATTCATATTTCAGTAAAaccatttttcttttaaagtgtaattctgttatgtcttttgttgttttcgcTCCACTTGACAAACCAGTGCACTTAAGACTTTGCAAAAATCAACCTGTTGCCATAGTAATAAAAGAAACAGAGGACCGCTGCACAAGAGGGGTTCAACGAGAGCATTTGGCCCTCTCGGCTGCTCATTAGCATACCATCCCTGAGCCAATAGGGAGACAGAAGCTGCTAGATTGCTTCAAGGAGACTGGCTATGAGAACAGCCCCCTCCTCATTCCCTCCCCCCTTACTTCCCAGGGTAAAATCACCATAATCCCTGTTGAGATCTGCCCTGACTGCAACAGTCACACAGGCATTGGAAGTAGATATGAGAGTGTATTTGCTAAGGCTCGTATGATCAGATCTCTACATGGGGTTCCTCAAGGATACCTTTTTCTGTACTCTTTCATATGGAAGACATGGATGGTTGAAAAGACTCACACTGCGGTCTGGGACCGGCCGTCTATGGAGGGCCCTTTGTCCTGGCCTGTCTTTGATGTGAATGTGGAATGCACTGCCTGGGGAGTCCACTGGAGCAAACCCGGACTCTCAGTACCATTTCATCCATCAAAGCATCTCAAGTCTGCTCTTTTTAGGGACCTGTTTGGCAAACTTGCTTGAGGGAATGTTTGGTGAGTTTAGAAGTTTACATCTTGCTGTCTGTTTTCGTGTGCTGTCTTTGTCTCACACCTGTTGTTATTCCTTTGCTTCTGTTTATCTTGGTATCTGTTTAGTCTTGTCTTATTTTACTGTGAAATCTAAGCTTTGGTGCAGCTTGTCCCTCAGATGACACAGGCCATGTGTAAACGAGTAGATGGTATGTTAAAACTTGACCTTGTGAAACCTGTTGCATTTATCTTGTTAAACCAAAATCAACCTTTGATAGTTTTCAAACACTATCAgatcctatatatatatattagtaaacAATAGttcttttaatctttttaagCTTGCTAATCTTTCATGTAGGTGTCTTTAAAAGACTTTTTCCATGTTGGTTTGCCCTGTGCATGAGATTTGGATGTTAACTCTTTACCCAAGCTGATTTGCATCGGAGCTTTGGATTGGTTGTTGTCTTTTCAGAagtgatttgtttgtttttgaacatGCCTTGTTCTGAAAACATTGGTGGGGGACTTTCCCCTCCGAACCCCCTCCTTGGCCTCCATTCCGCCTGGGTGCCGCTGATTCAGACCACTGGCATATCTGTGCTAGACCAGCTGTAGCCCTGACAATACATCTAATAAAGAGAGTGTCATTAGCATTTGAATAGCCAGCACCATGTGTGGTGAGCACATACACACTTGAAACTTTTACCCAGGAACAGGCAGCATATCATTGAGAGAGAGCTCTGGCCACTCTGCTCATAATTTGCTGTTTAATCTGTTCTGCTATCTTTTAAAACCTGTGACAGGGACATACATGGACATCTTTGTTTTAGAGAAAATCATCTTGGTTAGCCAAAGGTGGTTTAAACAAATGTTTTGGGGTCAAGGATATTTGGGTTAGCATAGTACTTTTTATATTCAAAGAATGTCTCTTACTGTTTACTGGCTAGAGGGTGACTGGCACTTAACCTCATGGACTAATGGAGTAGCACTGCATGTCTTTGACTGTTATTCTAACCCCTCCGGTCTCATGGATAGTCTCTCAGGTTTGGGTTTTAGACTGTTGGAAAATCTCGAAGATGGATTTCTTGTTTTTACAATCCTATCACTAAACTGAACAACTGAATTTCAGAAACGACAGGAATGTTTTGACTCTCAAAACTTAGAGGTCACAGGTCAGGTGTGGGTGGACTCTTTAGTTTGGGGAGATACCGAGGAATGTTTCTTGCTAAACTCATTGATGCAAAGCATGTGGCATGAAGCATTTGAACTTCACATGCACAGATTCTGGAAAGAGGttgcaatattttattaattcatttgttgttattttcttaatttttaccCCTTTATTTTATCACTTGGAATGGTAGTGTTAATCCTTAACCACAAGATGTCTCCCTATGTCCACTATTCACACCAAGCAACTGTTTGTATGTAAGTTGCAGATCTCTGGTCAGTATGTTACAGTATGGGCATGATGAGAAGGAAACTAATCTGTTTTGTTTGGGTTTTTTCCTTGTGATTTTGCCCTTTTTAAAACCCTTTCTCAGTGCTAGCACTAGTGTTTTTCTGAATGATCTTATGGCTTCATTTATGTGGATTGTCTGTTTTGCCAGTGTATTTTCATACAGTATAACATCTTAATTATAACATTTTGTGGTTGTTTTGTCTgaattggttgttttttttatgcagggctatatttgtgtttgtgttcttgCGTATAGTGATTGACTAATTACAGACAGTGTTGTGGCTCATGCTAGTATGTCTGTATTTTCCCATCACAGAGATGGCTTTTCATGTCTCCATTTGGAATACAGCACAGTCCCTGTCAAAGTTTTCTGAGCTCAGATTCAGACTATATGTGTCCTTCCCCTTTTTAACTCCCTTCAGGAAGATGAAAATGGTGGATATTGTAGCACAGAAAATGCCATCAGAGAGTGACGTGCATATGGCCCGGAGCTTTCTCACGAAGATTTTACGAAGTTCCATGAGGTATCGTATCAATATATCCACAAGAAAACCCACTTCCTTTCCTGTACCACCAAGTTTAGTAATGATGATCTACAATCATATTTCTTCCATGGCCTTGTGATATCATCCATCAGAAGTTCAAATTTCCATCCATTAGTTTTCCACCTTGCATACGCTCTACTTTCTTCATTCAGGGTTCCCACGATCATGAAATGCCTGGAAATATCACTGGATTTTAAAATCCTAATTTCCAGGCCTGGAAAATCATGAGAATTAGTGAactgaaaataaagaaattgatATTTTATGAGTGTAATCtcaataaagtattttttttttttttttaattcttatcCAGTTGGCAGTATTGGTCATTGATCGAAGGTGTGGGAACCCTGTATTTGACagtgtatttgtatttgtatgtaCAATGTATTTGACTATTTACAAGAATTGTTGTGGCAGTTAAATAAAAGTTCAATAACaagtatatatttgtttatttcactTAATGCATCCCAGAAAGAACCGATTTAAAGGGTATGTTACTGTGGTATGAATGTTGAGAGAGTGGACTTGTGGTTTACAGCAATTTAATTTGGTGTTTTTAGGTGTTTGTTAGTCTTTTATTTGTGGTTGCCAATCGAAAAACTTTGAGTTGATGGTGAATGACTGCAACGTCGGCATGCTCACAGGCAACTTTTCTGTCTCTTGCCATGATCATTATACTACTCCCATAATCATCTACCATGTTTTGACACTCTTCTGTCCTAAAGAATAGTTGTAGTGATGCTAGGTGATCTGTGTTTGCCATTCGTTTTACAGATTTTCATGAGCAACATTTTATTGCCTTGTTTtctaattttcctttttttctctaCCCATTTCTCTATCCTTATTTCTTCCCCGTTTGCTGCCCACAGGAGAAATGAACCCATGAGCAGACCTCACTCCTGGCATGCCACCAAATTCAACGAGAACCACACGGAAGCCAAAACCCAGTCCACACCCTCACCAGTCTGGCAAACAAGATATGATGCAAGGTAATTGAAGAGACAGAAAATAGTTTGTTTCTGTCTATATTGCTTCTTTCAGTAAAGAATTAGTAATGAAAGCCcctatttttcctttttaaatatacattgaATAGCACAATAACTCTTCATACTGCTTACTGCAGTTGCATTTGCTAGTTCATACAGCCTAAACACTCTTTacacatgtttgtttttcttaGTTCATTCTCCTCTGAACTCTCAACTGGCTGGGAGCAAACAAATCTACAGAGAGTATCTGATCAGTTCAGCTCTTTGGGGAGTATGGACAGCCTAGAGCATAGCTCTCATCCCTATCCACCTGGCTGTCTTTCCCCAAGTAAGTCCAACAATAACAGCACTGAACATTTGGGTGGTGGTAAACGAGACTCTGCATACAGCTCCTTTTCTACAAGCTCAGGAACCCCAGATTACACACTGTCTAAAAGTAACGCTGCATCCACTGAAAACATGCTGTACAAAATTAATCAGTGGGACTCAAGTGGCAGGCACAGCAATGGCAGGCATAGCCAAAACTTAAACGAAGGGGTACGACAAGATGAGAGGCTTGGATACTTGCAGCATCTCTCAAGTACAGTTAACCATGAGATCCCAAGAGCTGAAGAACAGCCAGGAACTCGGCATTCAAACTCTGGAAGAGTTAGTATTGGACCTGTCTGGCATGTCCCGGATATGAAGAAAAACATGGTATCCTGTACCCCACCTCCCACTCCACCGACACGCAGTGATAGTTTTGCAGCCACCAAGGTTCATGAAAAGGGTCTGATCACAGGCACCTCTGAGGGCCTTGGTGTTCATGCCCAGTTAAAGCCTCAGGTGAAAGCATTACAAAAGGCTGGAGAAACCTATGAAAGCACACAAAGGTCTTACCAAGTCTTCGAGACAGGTCTTGAGGGTCGACGCGATTTTAACCTGCCATCCAAAAATGATTCTTCAAATTCTTGCATTTCATCCAATGCCTATCATCCCAAACGTATATCATCAGACAAGACATACTCCCTATCAACCACAGATGTCAGAGATAGGCATCCATCTTATGCCCATGTTCCATACCATCCACGGCAGTACAGCGACGAGGGCACTTTTCACGCTCAAACTAGAACAGTGCCAGCAGTGAATCCTCCATTCAGTGGCTACTTTAGCAGTATGCAGGAGCTGCCCACAAACAACCACATGCAACTAAACAGCCAGAATCAAGCTAGACGGCCAGCTGCATCACTTTGTGGTCTTTTTGGAGTTACCTCCCACCATATCACTCAGGGAATGACACAGGTTTCTTTAGTGAGAGTTGATGACTCTAAAGCTTCTGCAGTCTCAGAAATATCACACAGTGGACGGGACAGGATGTCCATAGGTTCTCAAGGAGGAACTAAAGACCGCTATTTCCCTCCTCAGTCACAGCACCATGATACAGATCATAAGGACAATAATGCCTCCTTCAAACAAAGTGACAACCACCATCGTCTTTCATCTGCTCCATGTAATCCCTTGAATATGCCTGATTCAACAAAACCTTCTGAGCTGAGGGGGAGCCAAAAGCAACATTATATGTCTAGCTCAGATGAGCATTCTAGTAGTTATCCCCACAGTAAGCAACCTGAGCACAGGAGAAATGCTGGCCATCTCCATCATAAAGAATACTCACAACAAACTAAAAGCGAGACAAAGATATGTCCCCAAAAAACACCTATGTTGTATTCTCTGGCCCAAGAGCGCAATGACATGGATGACTGTCAAGATGAGATCAACAGTGGAAGTTCAGAACAGGAAGCCATTGACAGTCAGAGCAGCAAACAGGCAAGACGGAGTGACCGTTTTGCCACCACCTTGCGCAACGAGATCCAGATGAGAAGGGCCCAGCTTCAAAAGAGTCGAAGCGCAGCCACTTTAGAAAGTCCGGTTGAAGCTGTAGAGGAGGCTGCTGTCTGGAAGACCACTTCTCCCTCCACAGATGGCCTCCACTTTTCTAGCTCTTATAAAGACCATCTGAAAGAAGCCCAGGCCAGAGTCCTCCAGGCTACTTCTTTTAGGCGAAAAGACCTAGAGCCAGTATTGTTCGAGCATCCAGGCACTGAGGGTTCTACTTGGAATGACACAACTCCGCTTCCAAGTGTTTCCGAAGTCCCACCTAGCAAACCCATCTCAGGGAGTAATCAGGTGCTTCGCATTGGTAGCCGCAAGCGGTTTTCTGCAGAAAAGAAAGTTCGTTCTTTTTCTGAGCCAGATAAAATTCATGAAGTAGGAGCTGATGAGCGCTCCCCTATGCCTGACAATGCTGTACCTTTAGAAAATCGGTACAGATTCTTTGAAGCAACAGGAAAAGCAGCTTTCCCTAAACCTATGCCAAAGCAAAGCATGCAGATATCTGAAGACAACAGACTGTCCAAAACTGGAGGCATGCACTATTCTGCAAAGAGTGACACGGCAGGGCGGAGTAACAGTGATAGCTCAACCCCCATTGAACAGCACCTTAATGAAGGTCAGGATGGCCCACTCTCAGTGAACCGACAAGCCATGCTAGAACAACAGCGACTTGGTACCTTTGCAGAGTATGAAGCCAAATGGAACACCCAGAGGAAGACGACTGAACCAAGGGTATCTGGACGATACCACTCCGCTGACAACATCCTTGATACAGGAAAAGAGGGACAGAGAAAGCCCAGCTGTGTGCATGAAAGATCTAGATCCTCCCCTTCTGCTGACTTCTATGGACAGGTTagttatttcatatttaatgtaGCCGTTTTTCAGTGGTTTAATTCTGTTATTTCTGTTTTAACTGGTGTAAACTATTTACAAAATGTACTGTCagagttagtttttatttaaaaactataataaaacaaaagtgACTTGAGTCTCACATATAGCTCCAATGAATAGCAATGAAGGCAATATAAAGGCTGGAACTTAGTCAAACATTAAACTAAGTACAAAAAGTCACACCCTCGGACCAGGAAAATTGAAAGCAAGATCACATATCATGTCAACCAACCAAGCTAATAATTAGGATAGTCAAGTCTTAAAATTGCAAAAGTTTACAGTAGAGATATAATAATACCTGAATAAGGATATTAAGTTTTATGTGTTATAATCCTCCCAGAAACTTCCAGTTCAAGAGAAGAAGACAGCTGACTATTCCAAACCTGAGAAAAATCTCTCAGAACAGGAAAAGAATAGTACAAGGTGAGTGCTGTAGTGTTATTTTTCCATTGCCTTGCAAGTTGTTTAAAGGGTAAAACGATAATACATACTTTTAGTTTGCTGATTgagtatcaaaatactttatttctttttttatgttcatGATACTCCTGGGCATGTTTGAAACTAAACCAGACAACTTCTCCCTTTGTAATGGAAATTATACAGATGCCATCAGTCCTGGCTGAGATTGTGTCAGTGTGTCAGTGAAACTATTCCAGTGGTAATGGCTCTGATCTTGGCCTTGTTGCAAACAGAATTCCACAGTTGGGTCATCAGTCAGCCCTCGCTGGGTCAAAAACAGACAGTAGACTCTTTATGGTCCTTGCAGTCTTGGGATTTAGCCCAGCTGTGACAGCACTGCTATCCTCACTGACTGGGCTTTGTGTTACAAGGAGAAGGTTTTGAGGTGTAGGCATGTGAGTATGACATAGGAAGTGTCCAATCAGTCCATTCATAATAAGGCCAAAGAGTAAAATAGCAACCTAAATGTCATATTGGCTTTGtgctttttatttagttttttatttacagattttatttcagtcttttaaacattttacactGTGCAAAGATAAGACTgttcaattacatttttactctGCATGTACATTACAGTCTATATTGCATTTTACCCTGAAAGGATCATGAATGATAGCCCTGTACTCTGCTAAGAAGAAACTTGATCCAATTCATAATGCTGAACGTTCAGAATTTTAAAACCATCTGGATGAAGAATAGAGGGCTTGTATGTATGTTTTGCCCGTGAATAATGTATTAAGTTAGCACAGAAAGGAAGTAGCATCAGCTGAGATAGTATGGATTGCTGCGCATGAAATGACCTCCAGTTACCTTAGCAAGTGTTGAAATCATATATTTTCTTGTCTAGCCTGTGAAACATGTTAAATTGATCCTGCAATCTCTCACTTACTTTATAGTTTAGAAAACACAATATAAAAGCTGAAGATCTAGGTTAAGTATAATGGATAGCTGGCTGGGATGTTATTCCATTTGCATGCAAATGTTTTAGGTGGGGCTCCAGTGGTGTGAGTCAAATTGGATATTTACTCTCAATTTTTCAAGATGTAAATTAGATGCATATTGAAGTGAAGTGAAAGCAACAAATATACATTTCTAACGTCACAAACAGCTTCCAATTATGTGTTTTTGACAGATGATCTACCTATTTATCTTACATTCTATCCTTCtcgtatttatatatatatatatatatttccaaaTCTTTTAGGCATTTCATCCGCTGGTTTCTCCAAGTCATTTTCTTAGATGTCTATGTGTAGACATAAGGAGTGGCAAACTTGAATAAGCAAGTTACCGCCAAACATCCATCATCCAAAGCCTTGTAAATTGCCCCCTATGAAAGGTTTTGTCGTGATTCTTGCTTTTAATTAAGGTGCTGTGGAGAGCAAACTATGAATTATACCATAGACCTGCATCTTCGCTTCATAGCCctatgagtttttttttaaatcgttgTTTAAATGTCAAACTTCCTGTCTCCTACCCAATGATTTCATTTATGTGCAAACACGCACGACTCAATTATAAAAAGCTAGCTGAAAAGTCCTAGCTAAAAGAATACTTCACTACAGTACAGTtgagctcaaaagtttacataccccttgcagaatgtgcaaaaatgttaatcatttgaacaaaataaggatcatgaaaattgcaagttatttttttagtactgtcttaaataaagtatttcacataacagatgtttacataaagtccacaagattaaaaaaaaaatagctgaatttataaaaatgacccaattcaaaagtttacatacccttgattcttaatactgtgtgtggttacctagATGATTTacgactgttttttgttttgttttgtgagtttgtcctgagcagttaaactgaccaacattcttcagaaaaaCTCTCCAAGTCCTGCAAATTCTttgattttccagcatcttctgcatatttgaaccctttccagcagtgactgtatgattttgagattcatcttttcacactgaggacaattgaaggacgcaaacacaactattaaaaaaggttcaaacattcactgatgctccagaaggaaacacgatgcattaagagccggggatGTAAACTTTTTTAACTGGATGAACAGGGTAAATTATACTTTTTCCTCTTCTGGTAAACATGAAAGAATCTTTTGTTGCTTCCAAAAGGCGGTACgaaatgaaaaaatatgatctttaaacaaaataagaatataAGAACAAAATAACAACCATCAACCAGTCGTAAATCATctaggtaaccacacacagtattaagaatcaagggtatttaaacttttgaactgggtcattttttataaatttcagctattttttttttatcttgtggactttatgtaaatatatgttatgtgaaatactttattcaggacagtactaaataaaaaataacatgcaattttcatgatccttcttattttgttcaaatgattaacatttttgcatattctgcaaggggtGAGTAAACTTTTGAGCTCAACTGTAAGTGATACTGACAGACTTCTAATGTTAGAAACCCCCTTTTGCTACTGTTAGTACAgcaattgtttatttattagtaCATCTAGTGTGGAGTAAATCCAGTTGGAAACATTTCAGTTGTGCTACAAGCGTTTTAGCCCCACCCAGGTGAGATTACATATGTTCAGGGCTACAGGAAGCACCTGTCGCTTAGATGAGAGCTCCCAATCATCAGAGGTGAGCACTGCTTTTCATACAGTCAAGTTTCATATTTACTGCAAGGATTGGTATGTAGCCATTTTATAGCAACTTTCAAGTTGTATATGGCCAGCAGCAGGAGTACCTGGATTATGGACTTTTGCTTGAAGTTTTGCTGATGAAGTTTGAGTCCTTCTGGGTCTGTAAGATTAACTTTAAATGATGGCTTCGTTTTTACTTGATAGGTAAATGCAGGTCAATTTTTGAAGTAAAATGCACAGTGAACAATGAAAACGCAGTTGCTTATCCACATGCAGAGATGTTTGAAATGTAGACGTTTCTGGTACTGGTAGAACATGTTTTGTCATAGTACACACTTTATCAAACAAGGGAAGTTAGCAAGATACTATGTTTGATTAAAGGTGGGGTGCTGTGGACAAAAGCTTATGTGGTATTACAGCAGAGACGTTCTGCATGCCAGTTCATGCCGAGATCTAATGCATGTGTTAGAGACTGTATAGTATCAAAAAGAGACTGCATCCCACGTAAATGTTACCAGTGAATGCATGCTTTACTAATGACATCTGCAAAGAAAGCATGTATCAGATCAAATGAATGACTATTAAAGTGCATACTCTGTATTTCTACATCTTACATTTCCTTAATTCTGTTTTTCTGCACTTTGCTAGTTGTCTTCCTTTTTTATACTAAAGTTCAAAAggttgaggtcagtaagattatttatttttaaaatgaatacttttattcagtttagtgaggacattgttacaaaaatatatttcaaataaatgctgttcttttaatatttctattcatcaaagaaacaAGCAGCTcttaaactgttttcaacattgataagaagaaatgtttttgaatcaggatcatgtgactgaagttatgactgctgaaaaatcagctttggcatcagagaaataaattaaattttaaaatatgataaacattttaattttaagatttttttaagttctaataatattttacattattactgtttttgctgtatgtttaatcaaataaattaagccttggtgagcataagagaaaaacatttttaaaaaatcaacattaaaaaaaaatcaaccccaaacttttgaactgtagtctGTCTTTAACCACTCTACTACTATTCGCtacttttttgctttttttcagtcaaaatctttttctctctctttctttggaACACAGCCACTGGTTCTATACACCCATCAGGTAATTCAATATACTGTAAATTATGTGTGAGTAGAAATTATGGGTGTCTTTCTGTGCAGTTAGATTTTTAAATTGGTATAATTCAGTCACAAATGTCGATTAGGAGTGGGTGGTATcacaaaaatcattaaaaaccaTACAGTAGAATCACTACCAGTTGACACCTTTCTAATGTCGCATTGcattgtataaatatatatcgtCAAACCAGACATTCCTAATAGATGTCTGTAATTGGTGTCTTGCTAAGCCTGTAAAGAATTCAATTTTAATATCTTTCTTTAAGTTACTCTCATAGAGTGTTGTTATATTAGTGAGTTTTGTCTTTCTCAAGCtattttatttagaatattCTCACAAGAGCCCTTTTATCTCTTCTTGCCCTCCATAAATCTGAGTAGACAAGGAAGAGAGTAAAAAACATAAACGAAAACAATCAAGATTAAGAAGGGAAAAGCGTTTTCTTTGCCAATTGCTGCAGGGGAAAGATCATTCTTTCTCCACAGCATGACAGGCTTGTGGGAACAGAAATATGTTGGGTATGACAGCCAGCCTGGGAGTTACCATGGAGAGATGGTGAAATGTGGGAGAAATGTCTGCCTGCCTATCGATTTACGCTGAATACAGTGAGGCTTTGTGCaccaaaaaggacaaatacgTTCAGAGTCTGAGCCTTTGATAAATCTTCTTTGGTTGTGTGTATTGGTGGATTGAGAATTTTACTTCAAAGCAtttctcatttgtttgtttttttaggttAAATGAAAAAGGATACAGTGAACTTGTATGCAAAGAGAAACTAGAAGCACCTCCCTCAGCTTTGACTGAAGACCTGGAGAAAAATACTTTAGATCCTTTGTCCAGTCATCATAAACCTGCACTGCATTTCTCTGACCATAGCACTCAGAGTGAACCATCAGCCCTCTCTAAAAACAAGAGCTCTGTTCTCTTGCCCCATCTGGAGAAGTACAAATGCCCTGAGGGCACACCTCCTCCTCTTAGCAATTTTCAGGAGGTCCAGCCTGGATCACAAGGAGGAGTTTTGGCCTCACTCTCTCCTGTCAACAATCAAAGCTCCGCCTCAGTTTCAGCCCCTGTTCCCTGGAAGGGGTTGGAGCATAGCAAAGGGCCAATCGGGGAGGAGGAGCTACAACAAGAGCTTGTGCCTCCTCCCTTTCCACCTCCTCCCCCTCCCGCTGTCCTGCCCACCCAACAAACCGCTGGCCCTACCCAGCCCACCATGGATGGGCAGCGTTCGCCCTCGCCCCAGTTTGCTCCCCAGAGGCTGACTGACAAGCCCCCCGTCTCTGTCTCCATACAGGATGAAGCTCCTGGAAGGTAAGACTTTCTGTATTTAGAGTTAAATTCTGCCGTTCAGGAAATCTTTCAGGTCTGTGTTGGAATTCGGGGAGATTTCCACTGGCAAACCACAGCTGGG contains the following coding sequences:
- the shroom2a gene encoding protein Shroom2 isoform X4 — its product is MKMVDIVAQKMPSESDVHMARSFLTKILRSSMRRNEPMSRPHSWHATKFNENHTEAKTQSTPSPVWQTRYDASSFSSELSTGWEQTNLQRVSDQFSSLGSMDSLEHSSHPYPPGCLSPSKSNNNSTEHLGGGKRDSAYSSFSTSSGTPDYTLSKSNAASTENMLYKINQWDSSGRHSNGRHSQNLNEGVRQDERLGYLQHLSSTVNHEIPRAEEQPGTRHSNSGRVSIGPVWHVPDMKKNMVSCTPPPTPPTRSDSFAATKVHEKGLITGTSEGLGVHAQLKPQVKALQKAGETYESTQRSYQVFETGLEGRRDFNLPSKNDSSNSCISSNAYHPKRISSDKTYSLSTTDVRDRHPSYAHVPYHPRQYSDEGTFHAQTRTVPAVNPPFSGYFSSMQELPTNNHMQLNSQNQARRPAASLCGLFGVTSHHITQGMTQVSLVRVDDSKASAVSEISHSGRDRMSIGSQGGTKDRYFPPQSQHHDTDHKDNNASFKQSDNHHRLSSAPCNPLNMPDSTKPSELRGSQKQHYMSSSDEHSSSYPHSKQPEHRRNAGHLHHKEYSQQTKSETKICPQKTPMLYSLAQERNDMDDCQDEINSGSSEQEAIDSQSSKQARRSDRFATTLRNEIQMRRAQLQKSRSAATLESPVEAVEEAAVWKTTSPSTDGLHFSSSYKDHLKEAQARVLQATSFRRKDLEPVLFEHPGTEGSTWNDTTPLPSVSEVPPSKPISGSNQVLRIGSRKRFSAEKKVRSFSEPDKIHEVGADERSPMPDNAVPLENRYRFFEATGKAAFPKPMPKQSMQISEDNRLSKTGGMHYSAKSDTAGRSNSDSSTPIEQHLNEGQDGPLSVNRQAMLEQQRLGTFAEYEAKWNTQRKTTEPRVSGRYHSADNILDTGKEGQRKPSCVHERSRSSPSADFYGQKLPVQEKKTADYSKPEKNLSEQEKNSTRLNEKGYSELVCKEKLEAPPSALTEDLEKNTLDPLSSHHKPALHFSDHSTQSEPSALSKNKSSVLLPHLEKYKCPEGTPPPLSNFQEVQPGSQGGVLASLSPVNNQSSASVSAPVPWKGLEHSKGPIGEEELQQELVPPPFPPPPPPAVLPTQQTAGPTQPTMDGQRSPSPQFAPQRLTDKPPVSVSIQDEAPGRMDRVKDENTSVKKVPIKIVHSERNTEKEGRQYLDLPSETPVSSQEPGVTHLQSLGNPDQSYSLFCTYTRQKDQGPEPRDTDMGPLKDQVPQTNVNPIFNELHGLQTSPSLDQSSNGLSSHPLQSEDDEKRKELARDIMDKDKSLVDILDQSKMKTTMDLMEGIFPQGEQLLEEAQQRRKAAPKQLSPRNSVEKKEEDNLVVATALVTNSTYYSTSAPKAELLIMMKDMQEQSVEHNSEEELEEDNENDLANKKHELIDSLSKKLQVLKEAQESLQEDVQDNNALGEEVEAIVQGVCKPNELDKFRMFVGDLDKVVNLLLSLSGRLARVENALNSLEEDASQEERHTLTEKRKLLIRQHEDAKELKENLDRRERVVYDILASYLPEESMADYEHFVKMKSALIIEQRKLEDKIKLGEEQLKCLMDSLPMDQRTTN